Proteins from one Ketobacter alkanivorans genomic window:
- a CDS encoding glutamine synthetase III family protein codes for MSGNQARLNAIAGITNRKPVDVEMPLPLNKIWADDVFNLATMEECLSKSAFKAMKKTVHTGAELDPGTADIVAAAMKDWAMSKGVKFFSHIFYPMTNATAEKHDGFIVTNSDGGAITEFTGSLLIKGEPDGSSFPNGSLRMTNAARGYTAWDPTSPAYVMHTDNGATLMIPSVFLSWTGEALDKKIPLMRSNAAMNIAAKKVLSLMGETEIATVSSSCGAEQEYFLIDAGLAAARPDLLLAGRSLFGASPAKGQQFDDQYFGAIPERVQVFMQALEDKLYRLGIPAKTHHNEVAPGQFEIAPYYESANVASDHQQMLMTLLKITAKQHGFVCLLHEKPFAGVNGSGKHVNWSVGNATQGNLLDPGKTPNDNLNFLLFCGAVIRGVHLYGPLLRAVIASASNDHRLGANEAPPAILSVYLGDQLEKLFMDIKEGTIGELLSGGMMDIGLAEILKFERDPGDRNRTSPFAFTGNRFEFRAVGSSASVSGPLIAMNTMLADSLDWIADRLAPALASSASPAEAVFSVLQELMSEHSNVIFGGDGYSSEWHRAAVEERGLQNIPTTADALPALLSPEVQGLFERTGVLSPKEVNSRYEVYAEQYILSIEVEAKLVVDMVTTMIYPAAMAYLSTLTSTLVAAQSLSISLDTGIASSIAETANAMMTAVSTLSGALASHDFDSTEAHMKFCADTLCGMMLAVRAEADKLESLVDDQLWPLPKYQEMLFMR; via the coding sequence ATGAGTGGAAACCAAGCTCGCCTTAACGCCATTGCTGGCATTACCAATCGTAAACCAGTGGATGTCGAGATGCCGCTGCCACTGAACAAGATCTGGGCAGATGATGTGTTTAATCTGGCTACCATGGAAGAATGCCTGTCGAAAAGCGCGTTCAAAGCCATGAAGAAAACGGTTCACACCGGAGCCGAGCTGGATCCGGGCACGGCGGATATTGTCGCTGCCGCCATGAAAGACTGGGCGATGTCGAAGGGCGTAAAGTTCTTCTCCCACATCTTCTATCCCATGACCAACGCCACTGCAGAAAAGCATGACGGCTTTATCGTCACCAATTCCGATGGCGGGGCCATCACTGAATTTACCGGCAGCCTGCTGATCAAGGGCGAACCCGATGGGTCTTCGTTCCCCAATGGCAGTCTGCGTATGACCAATGCCGCCCGTGGCTATACGGCTTGGGATCCCACCAGCCCGGCCTACGTCATGCATACGGATAACGGCGCTACGTTGATGATTCCCAGCGTATTTTTGTCCTGGACCGGGGAAGCCCTGGACAAAAAGATCCCGCTGATGCGCTCCAACGCCGCCATGAACATAGCGGCGAAAAAAGTCTTATCCCTGATGGGTGAAACCGAGATCGCCACCGTCAGTTCCAGCTGTGGTGCCGAGCAGGAATACTTTCTGATCGACGCCGGTCTGGCCGCTGCCAGGCCGGATCTGTTGTTGGCGGGCCGCTCATTGTTCGGCGCGTCACCCGCAAAGGGCCAGCAGTTTGATGACCAATACTTTGGTGCCATCCCTGAACGGGTCCAAGTGTTCATGCAGGCACTGGAAGACAAGCTGTATCGCTTAGGCATTCCGGCCAAAACCCACCACAACGAAGTGGCGCCCGGACAGTTTGAGATCGCCCCCTATTATGAGAGCGCCAACGTGGCATCGGATCACCAGCAGATGTTGATGACCCTGCTGAAGATCACCGCTAAACAGCATGGCTTCGTCTGCCTGCTGCACGAAAAGCCCTTTGCCGGAGTCAATGGTTCGGGCAAGCATGTCAATTGGTCGGTGGGCAATGCCACCCAGGGGAACCTGCTTGATCCCGGCAAAACCCCGAACGACAACCTCAACTTTCTGCTGTTTTGTGGTGCAGTAATCCGTGGTGTGCATCTCTACGGTCCATTATTGCGGGCTGTTATCGCATCGGCTTCCAACGATCACCGCCTGGGAGCCAACGAGGCACCACCGGCCATTCTTTCGGTGTATCTGGGGGACCAGCTGGAAAAACTGTTCATGGACATTAAGGAAGGCACCATTGGCGAGCTGCTCAGTGGCGGAATGATGGACATCGGGCTGGCGGAAATCCTCAAGTTCGAGCGGGATCCCGGCGACCGTAACCGTACCTCGCCCTTCGCCTTCACTGGCAACCGCTTTGAGTTCCGCGCGGTGGGTTCTTCAGCGTCGGTTTCTGGTCCCTTGATCGCCATGAACACCATGTTGGCCGACTCGCTGGATTGGATTGCCGACAGGTTGGCTCCGGCTCTGGCGAGCAGCGCAAGCCCGGCCGAAGCCGTGTTCAGTGTGCTGCAGGAGCTCATGTCCGAGCACAGCAATGTGATTTTTGGTGGCGACGGCTACTCCAGTGAGTGGCATCGTGCTGCCGTGGAAGAGCGTGGCCTGCAAAACATCCCCACCACCGCTGACGCCTTGCCTGCCCTATTAAGCCCGGAGGTGCAGGGCCTGTTCGAGCGCACAGGCGTACTGTCACCAAAAGAGGTGAACAGCCGCTACGAAGTCTACGCCGAACAATACATTCTCTCTATCGAGGTGGAAGCCAAGCTGGTAGTGGATATGGTCACCACCATGATCTACCCCGCAGCCATGGCCTATCTTTCTACCCTGACCTCAACACTGGTGGCCGCTCAGTCTCTATCTATATCTCTGGATACGGGTATTGCCAGCTCGATAGCGGAAACCGCCAATGCCATGATGACGGCCGTGAGCACCCTCTCCGGCGCCCTGGCTTCCCATGACTTTGATTCCACCGAAGCCCATATGAAGTTCTGTGCCGACACCTTGTGCGGCATGATGCTGGCTGTCCGTGCCGAAGCCGACAAGCTGGAATCCTTGGTGGATGACCAGTTGTGGCCCCTGCCCAAATATCAGGAAATGTTGTTCATGCGCTAG
- a CDS encoding type III PLP-dependent enzyme, whose translation MEHKVEIEDYYTPEVFQRLKALADTKDTPFVVIDTESIRNQYDELVTNFPKASIYYAVKANPANEILALLAEKGSSFDIASTYELDKVMAHGVSPDRISFGNTIKKSKDVRYFYEKGVRLFSTDSEADLRNIAKAAPGSKIYVRILTEGAQTADWPLSRKFGCQLDMALDLLIMARDLGLIPYGISFHVGSQQHDIGSWDAAIGKAKIVFERLKKEDGIVLKMINMGGGFPANYLKKTHDLATYAQEINRFLEEDFAEDMPEIILEPGRSLVGNAGILVSEVVLISKKSRTGLNRWIFTDVGKFSGLAETMDESIKYPIYVEKNGELEEAVIAGPTCDSVDIMYENYKYGLPLNLAIGDRMYWISTGAYTTSYSSVEFNGFPPLKSYFV comes from the coding sequence GTGGAACATAAAGTTGAAATTGAAGATTATTACACTCCCGAAGTGTTTCAGCGTCTGAAGGCGCTTGCTGATACCAAGGATACTCCGTTTGTCGTAATCGACACGGAATCCATTCGAAATCAGTATGATGAGTTGGTGACCAATTTTCCAAAAGCCAGCATTTATTATGCGGTTAAAGCCAACCCGGCCAACGAAATTCTGGCACTGCTGGCGGAGAAAGGCTCCAGTTTCGATATCGCCTCCACCTATGAGCTTGATAAAGTGATGGCCCATGGGGTATCGCCTGATCGCATCAGTTTTGGCAATACCATCAAGAAAAGCAAAGATGTGCGTTACTTCTACGAGAAAGGCGTGCGCCTGTTCTCGACCGACTCGGAAGCGGATCTGCGCAACATCGCAAAGGCAGCGCCGGGCTCCAAGATCTACGTGCGAATCCTGACTGAAGGTGCTCAAACCGCCGATTGGCCTTTGTCGCGCAAGTTTGGCTGCCAGCTGGATATGGCGCTGGATCTGTTGATCATGGCGCGGGATCTGGGGTTGATTCCCTATGGCATTTCATTCCACGTAGGATCGCAGCAGCATGATATCGGCTCTTGGGATGCGGCCATCGGTAAGGCCAAAATCGTCTTTGAACGTTTAAAGAAAGAAGACGGCATTGTTCTGAAAATGATCAATATGGGCGGTGGCTTTCCAGCCAATTACCTAAAGAAAACCCACGATCTGGCCACCTACGCGCAAGAGATCAATCGTTTTCTGGAAGAAGACTTTGCTGAAGACATGCCTGAGATCATTCTGGAGCCAGGCCGTTCTCTGGTGGGTAATGCCGGTATCCTGGTGAGTGAAGTGGTGCTGATCTCCAAAAAATCCAGAACCGGGTTGAATCGCTGGATATTCACCGATGTGGGTAAATTCAGCGGCCTGGCCGAAACCATGGACGAATCCATCAAGTATCCGATCTATGTGGAGAAGAATGGTGAGTTGGAGGAAGCGGTTATTGCAGGCCCCACCTGTGACAGCGTGGACATCATGTATGAGAACTACAAGTATGGCTTGCCGCTCAACCTGGCCATCGGTGATCGTATGTACTGGATTTCAACAGGCGCCTATACCACCAGTTATTCCTCCGTTGAGTTCAATGGTTTCCCGCCGTTGAAAAGTTACTTCGTTTAG
- a CDS encoding hemolysin family protein: MVDLLNLFLLILASAIFAMSEIAVAAARKIKLMVMAEEGSTKAADILALQENPGAFFAMIQIGLNAIAIMGGILGEAALTPYIEELIQTVYQGPLLEKISFPISFLIITSLFILFADLLPKRLAMIMPESIAIKVITPMRWVTVALTPLVLFFNGITNAVLRSLKLPIAQKEVVTTEDIVATIGAGLDSGSVQPQELQIIENVFELEQRTLSSAMVPRDSIVYFDVADESADISQAIIDHPHNTFLVCDGGLDKLIGLIDSKEILITVLKGESARVSPDVINKNVFYLPETLSLADALNAFKTKPQQLAVVVNEYALIVGVVTVKDLLSGFMGELITPAGKELIVKRDQDSWIVDGMTPVGDVARHLDMDAFPDKNQYDTIAGFIIFKLKKLPKLTDHVVYSGYKFEVIDLEGVRIAQVLVTKVNSALG, encoded by the coding sequence GTGGTTGATCTGCTGAATCTGTTCTTGCTCATATTGGCCAGCGCCATTTTTGCCATGTCGGAAATTGCCGTGGCGGCTGCACGCAAAATCAAACTAATGGTGATGGCAGAGGAAGGCAGCACCAAAGCTGCGGATATTTTGGCATTGCAGGAAAACCCCGGCGCGTTTTTCGCCATGATTCAGATCGGGTTGAATGCGATCGCCATCATGGGCGGCATTTTAGGGGAGGCGGCCCTGACCCCTTATATCGAAGAGTTGATTCAAACGGTCTATCAAGGCCCGTTGCTGGAAAAGATCAGCTTTCCGATTTCGTTTCTTATCATAACGTCCTTATTCATCCTGTTTGCAGATCTGTTGCCAAAACGCCTGGCGATGATCATGCCGGAGAGCATTGCCATAAAGGTGATCACCCCAATGCGTTGGGTCACGGTGGCGTTGACGCCGCTGGTGCTGTTTTTTAATGGCATTACCAATGCGGTATTACGTTCACTCAAACTGCCGATTGCACAGAAGGAGGTGGTGACCACCGAAGATATCGTGGCCACCATTGGCGCAGGCCTGGATTCTGGTTCTGTGCAACCGCAGGAACTTCAGATCATTGAAAACGTGTTTGAACTTGAACAGCGCACGCTGTCCAGTGCGATGGTTCCCCGCGATAGTATTGTTTACTTCGATGTGGCAGACGAAAGTGCCGATATCAGTCAGGCCATTATCGATCACCCTCACAATACCTTTTTAGTCTGTGATGGCGGCTTGGATAAACTGATCGGGCTTATCGATTCCAAAGAGATATTGATAACCGTGTTAAAGGGCGAGTCGGCCAGGGTTTCCCCTGACGTGATCAATAAAAATGTGTTCTACCTACCCGAAACCCTGTCGTTGGCGGATGCGTTAAATGCATTTAAAACCAAGCCGCAGCAATTGGCGGTGGTGGTGAACGAATATGCGCTGATTGTCGGCGTGGTGACGGTAAAGGATCTTTTGAGCGGGTTTATGGGTGAGTTGATCACGCCCGCCGGTAAAGAGCTGATAGTGAAGCGTGATCAGGATTCATGGATTGTGGATGGCATGACGCCGGTTGGCGATGTGGCCCGTCACCTGGATATGGATGCTTTCCCGGATAAAAATCAGTATGACACGATAGCCGGTTTTATTATCTTCAAACTCAAAAAGCTGCCCAAGTTAACCGACCACGTGGTGTATTCCGGTTATAAATTTGAAGTGATTGACTTGGAGGGTGTGAGGATTGCCCAGGTGTTGGTTACCAAGGTTAACTCTGCGCTGGGCTAA
- a CDS encoding phosphohexomutase domain-containing protein — protein sequence MNLEAFKAYDIRGRVPDQLNADIVERIGRAYVAVTGAKKVAVGYDIRLSSPSLAAALRKGLTAAGADVYDIGLSGTEQVYFATFFYELDGGIAVTASHNPKDYNGMKLVGPGSRPISSDNGLLEIKAAVPGEFTDAPQPGSVQPLDITTDYVQHLLGYVDIGQLNNYKVVVNAGNGGAGIVIDALEPHLPFQFIKVLHQPDGNFPQGVPNPLLPENRKITEQTLLEHKADFGIAWDGDFDRCFLFDEKGRFIEGYYIVGMLAELFLQKEKGARIIHDPRLTWNTVELVEQAGGIAVESKTGHAFIKARMRQEDAIYGGEMSAHHYFRDFAYCDSGMIPWLMVSSLLSQTGKTLSQLVDERIATFPASGEINRTINDSAAAIAAVEETYRAQAKQISKVDGLSMDMGNWRFNLRRSNTEPLVRLNVESRGDIPLMEAKTQELLDALEQFAS from the coding sequence ATGAATCTGGAAGCATTCAAGGCATACGACATCCGTGGTCGCGTTCCCGACCAACTCAATGCAGACATCGTCGAACGCATTGGCCGCGCCTATGTAGCGGTGACCGGTGCCAAAAAAGTGGCTGTCGGCTATGACATTCGGCTTTCCAGCCCCAGCCTTGCGGCAGCACTGCGCAAAGGGCTTACTGCTGCCGGTGCTGACGTATACGACATTGGCCTGAGCGGAACCGAGCAAGTCTACTTCGCCACCTTTTTCTATGAACTCGATGGAGGCATCGCTGTCACCGCCAGCCACAACCCCAAAGACTATAACGGCATGAAACTGGTGGGCCCAGGCTCTCGCCCCATCAGCTCCGACAACGGTCTGCTGGAGATCAAAGCCGCCGTACCCGGTGAATTCACCGACGCCCCCCAGCCAGGCTCAGTGCAGCCTCTGGATATCACGACCGATTATGTGCAACACCTGCTGGGTTACGTGGATATCGGCCAGCTGAACAACTACAAAGTGGTAGTGAACGCAGGCAATGGTGGAGCCGGCATCGTAATTGATGCACTGGAACCACACTTGCCCTTCCAGTTCATCAAGGTTCTGCATCAACCGGACGGCAATTTTCCGCAAGGCGTACCCAACCCTCTGCTACCCGAAAACCGCAAAATTACCGAGCAAACTCTGCTGGAGCATAAAGCTGATTTCGGTATCGCCTGGGATGGGGATTTCGATCGCTGTTTTCTATTTGATGAAAAGGGCCGCTTTATTGAAGGCTATTACATAGTCGGCATGCTGGCAGAACTGTTCCTGCAGAAAGAAAAAGGCGCGCGCATTATTCACGATCCTCGCCTCACCTGGAACACCGTTGAATTGGTGGAACAGGCCGGAGGCATTGCAGTAGAAAGCAAAACTGGCCATGCCTTTATCAAGGCACGCATGCGGCAGGAAGACGCCATCTATGGCGGCGAGATGAGCGCACACCATTACTTCCGTGACTTTGCTTACTGCGACTCCGGTATGATCCCATGGCTGATGGTGTCGTCCCTGCTCTCGCAAACTGGCAAGACCCTGTCCCAACTGGTGGATGAGCGCATTGCTACCTTCCCGGCCAGCGGTGAGATCAATCGCACCATCAACGATTCAGCCGCCGCTATTGCCGCAGTTGAAGAAACTTACCGTGCGCAAGCCAAACAAATCAGTAAAGTGGATGGCCTCAGCATGGACATGGGGAACTGGCGCTTTAATCTGCGACGATCCAATACCGAACCGCTGGTACGCCTGAACGTGGAATCACGGGGCGACATCCCATTGATGGAAGCTAAAACTCAAGAATTGTTGGACGCATTAGAACAGTTCGCCAGTTAA
- the metF gene encoding methylenetetrahydrofolate reductase [NAD(P)H] translates to MDSQKQYEKRFSFEFFPPKTDAGVEKLNGVQQKLAEKKPSFFSVTYGAGGSTRDRTFDTVMNVKAKTGIDAAPHLSCVGDTKAQLAELLGQYKSNGINRIVTLRGDLPSGMGASLGELKYASDLVGFIREQTGDHFHLEVAAYPEMHPQAKSMDADLQAFKTKVEAGADSAITQYFFNVDAYKFFVDSCEKMGLDLPIYPGIMPIINYDNLMRFSSMCGAEIPRFIRMRMEAFRGDEQSIKQLGEEIVTSLCEELLAMGAPGIHFYTMNQSEPTLAIWNNLNL, encoded by the coding sequence ATGGATTCTCAAAAACAATACGAAAAGCGTTTCAGCTTTGAGTTCTTTCCCCCTAAAACCGATGCCGGGGTAGAAAAACTTAACGGCGTACAACAAAAACTGGCAGAGAAAAAGCCGAGCTTCTTCTCTGTTACCTACGGTGCTGGCGGCTCCACCCGCGACCGTACCTTTGACACCGTCATGAATGTCAAAGCCAAAACCGGCATCGACGCCGCCCCGCACTTGTCCTGCGTAGGCGACACCAAGGCACAACTGGCGGAACTGCTCGGCCAATATAAGAGCAACGGCATTAACCGCATCGTCACCTTGCGGGGCGACTTGCCCTCTGGCATGGGCGCCTCATTAGGCGAACTGAAATACGCCAGCGATCTGGTGGGGTTTATTCGCGAGCAGACCGGTGATCATTTTCATCTGGAAGTGGCAGCCTATCCAGAAATGCATCCACAGGCCAAATCCATGGATGCCGACTTGCAAGCTTTCAAAACCAAAGTAGAAGCCGGTGCTGACAGCGCCATCACCCAGTACTTTTTCAACGTCGACGCCTATAAGTTCTTTGTCGACAGCTGCGAAAAGATGGGGCTGGACCTGCCGATCTACCCCGGCATCATGCCCATCATCAACTACGACAACCTGATGCGCTTTTCCAGCATGTGTGGCGCAGAGATCCCACGCTTCATTCGCATGCGGATGGAAGCGTTTCGTGGTGATGAGCAATCCATCAAACAGCTGGGCGAAGAAATCGTCACCAGTCTGTGCGAGGAACTGCTGGCAATGGGTGCTCCCGGCATCCATTTTTATACCATGAACCAGTCCGAGCCTACCCTTGCCATCTGGAACAACCTGAATTTGTAA
- the ahcY gene encoding adenosylhomocysteinase yields MNAVLENNFTDYKVADISLADWGRREIEIAEGEMPALMALRTKYKADQPLKGAKIMGCIHMTIQTAVLIETLIELGAEVRWSSCNIFSTQDHAAAAIAAAGIPVFAWKGETEEEFWWCIEQTVLQGDKEWDANMILDDGGDLTQILHEKYPHMLDSIHGISEETTTGVHRLLEMLEAGTLKVPAINVNDAVTKSKNDNKYGCRHSLNDAIKRGTDHLLSGKKALVIGYGDVGKGSAASLRQEGMIVRVTEIDPICAMQACMDGYEVVSPFKNGINDGTEASIDTDLLGKTDLVVTTTGNVNVCDANMLKALKSGAVVCNIGHFDSEIDTAFMRKNWEWQEVKPQVHKIVRNADNNDHLILLSEGRLVNLGNATGHPSRIMDGSFANQVLAQIYLWERKFADLPAAEKQSNLYVEVLPKKLDEEVAAEMVRGFGGVITRMTDAQAKYINVPVDGPYKPDSYKY; encoded by the coding sequence ATGAATGCCGTACTGGAAAACAATTTTACCGATTACAAAGTAGCTGACATTTCTCTGGCCGACTGGGGCCGTCGTGAAATCGAGATCGCCGAAGGCGAAATGCCCGCCCTGATGGCACTGCGCACCAAGTACAAAGCCGATCAGCCCCTGAAAGGCGCCAAGATCATGGGCTGTATCCACATGACGATTCAAACCGCCGTGCTGATCGAAACCCTGATCGAACTAGGTGCGGAAGTGCGCTGGTCATCGTGCAACATTTTCTCCACCCAGGATCACGCTGCCGCTGCCATCGCAGCCGCGGGTATTCCTGTGTTCGCCTGGAAAGGTGAAACCGAAGAAGAGTTCTGGTGGTGCATCGAGCAAACCGTTCTGCAAGGCGACAAAGAATGGGACGCCAACATGATTCTGGACGACGGCGGTGACCTGACCCAGATCCTGCACGAAAAATACCCGCACATGCTGGACAGCATCCACGGCATTTCAGAAGAAACCACCACCGGCGTGCATCGTCTGCTGGAGATGCTCGAAGCGGGCACGCTAAAAGTCCCTGCTATCAACGTTAACGATGCGGTGACCAAGTCCAAGAACGACAACAAGTACGGTTGCCGTCACAGTCTGAACGACGCCATCAAGCGCGGTACCGACCACCTGCTGTCCGGCAAGAAAGCGCTGGTCATCGGTTACGGTGATGTGGGCAAAGGTTCTGCTGCATCCCTGCGTCAGGAAGGCATGATTGTTCGTGTTACTGAAATCGACCCTATCTGCGCCATGCAAGCCTGCATGGATGGCTATGAAGTAGTTTCACCTTTCAAAAACGGCATCAACGACGGCACCGAAGCCAGCATCGATACCGATCTGTTGGGCAAAACCGATCTGGTGGTTACCACCACCGGTAACGTCAACGTGTGCGATGCCAACATGCTGAAGGCCCTGAAAAGCGGTGCCGTGGTCTGCAACATCGGCCACTTCGACAGCGAAATCGATACCGCCTTCATGCGTAAAAACTGGGAATGGCAGGAAGTAAAACCGCAGGTACACAAGATCGTGCGTAACGCCGACAACAACGATCACCTGATCCTGCTATCTGAAGGTCGCTTGGTGAACCTGGGTAACGCCACTGGCCACCCTTCTCGCATCATGGACGGCTCTTTCGCTAACCAGGTGTTGGCGCAGATCTATCTGTGGGAACGTAAATTTGCTGACCTGCCTGCTGCTGAAAAACAGTCCAACCTGTACGTTGAAGTGTTACCGAAAAAGCTGGACGAAGAAGTAGCAGCCGAGATGGTACGCGGATTTGGCGGTGTCATTACCCGCATGACCGACGCCCAAGCCAAATACATCAACGTACCCGTTGACGGCCCCTATAAGCCAGACAGCTACAAGTACTAA
- the metK gene encoding methionine adenosyltransferase — MSEYSIFTSESVSEGHPDKMADQISDAVLDAIIKDDPHARVAVETMVKTGMAIIAGEVRTNTYVDLEDIVRNVILDIGYNSSDVGFDGASCAVLNAIGKQSADIAMGVDEGEQKDLGAGDQGLMFGYATNETDVLMPAAIHYSHRLVQRQAYLRKNSILPWLRPDAKSQVTLRYENGKPVAVEAVVLSTQHDEDIKLADLQEAIMEEVVKHVLPAEWLHKGTKYHINPTGQFIIGGPVGDCGLTGRKIIVDTYGGAARHGGGAFSGKDPSKVDRSAAYAGRYVAKNVVAAGLADKCEIQVSYAIGVAEPTSISINTFGTNKVSEEQIAALVRENFDLRPRGVIEMLDLRRPIYRATAAYGHFGREEQGFTWENTDKADALRAAANL, encoded by the coding sequence ATGAGCGAATACTCCATCTTCACCTCCGAGTCTGTTTCCGAAGGCCATCCCGATAAAATGGCCGACCAGATTTCAGACGCCGTTCTGGATGCGATCATCAAAGACGATCCCCACGCCCGTGTTGCCGTAGAAACCATGGTAAAGACCGGTATGGCCATCATCGCCGGTGAAGTGCGCACCAATACTTACGTGGATCTGGAAGACATCGTGCGCAATGTGATTCTGGACATTGGCTACAACAGCTCTGACGTAGGTTTTGATGGTGCATCTTGTGCCGTGTTGAACGCCATCGGCAAACAGTCAGCCGACATCGCCATGGGCGTAGACGAAGGCGAACAGAAAGATCTGGGCGCCGGTGACCAGGGCTTGATGTTCGGTTACGCCACCAACGAAACCGACGTACTGATGCCCGCCGCCATCCACTACAGCCACCGACTGGTGCAGCGTCAGGCATACCTGCGCAAAAACAGCATCCTGCCCTGGTTGCGCCCCGATGCCAAAAGCCAGGTAACCCTGCGCTATGAAAACGGCAAACCAGTCGCGGTAGAAGCCGTGGTGCTGTCCACCCAGCACGACGAAGACATCAAGCTGGCAGACCTGCAAGAAGCCATCATGGAAGAAGTGGTCAAACACGTTCTGCCAGCAGAATGGCTGCACAAAGGCACCAAATACCACATCAACCCCACCGGCCAGTTCATCATCGGTGGCCCCGTAGGTGACTGCGGCCTGACCGGTCGTAAAATCATCGTAGACACCTACGGCGGCGCTGCACGTCACGGTGGTGGTGCGTTCTCTGGAAAAGATCCATCCAAAGTGGATCGCTCCGCTGCCTACGCTGGCCGCTATGTTGCCAAGAACGTGGTTGCCGCAGGCTTGGCCGACAAGTGTGAGATCCAGGTGTCCTACGCCATCGGCGTGGCCGAGCCTACCTCCATCTCCATCAACACCTTCGGCACCAACAAGGTAAGCGAAGAACAGATCGCAGCACTGGTCCGTGAAAACTTTGACCTGCGTCCACGGGGCGTAATCGAAATGCTGGATCTGCGTCGCCCCATCTATCGCGCCACTGCCGCCTACGGCCACTTCGGTCGCGAAGAACAGGGCTTCACCTGGGAAAACACCGATAAAGCCGACGCCCTGCGCGCTGCTGCCAACCTCTAA
- a CDS encoding metalloregulator ArsR/SmtB family transcription factor: protein MNASLPPVTADHLNSLAQLCKGTGDPLRLEVLRALKTDSFGVLELCDIFDTKQPAMSHHLKVLAKAGAVTTRREGNSIFYRRMLPDQNQPQGQLLNALFCAIDQIAISDDTRQRIEGIKQGREEAAREFFDRHAEQFREQQELIALFDQYADSVKDLLLQTNPHKGQQALEIGPGEGAFLATLAGLFHQVTAIDISREMLEKADALRQQQQLDNVTLLQADTEAAIKQGIKVDRIICNMVLHHVPSPADVFEDCAQLLQPGGALIVADLCRHDQDWAKQSCGDLWLGFDPEELTDWAQDAGLESTESLYVGLRNGFQIQVRRFDKPE, encoded by the coding sequence ATGAACGCTAGCCTGCCCCCTGTCACCGCTGATCACCTGAATTCCCTGGCCCAATTATGCAAGGGAACCGGTGATCCGTTGCGTTTGGAGGTGCTGCGAGCCCTGAAGACGGACTCGTTTGGCGTGCTGGAGCTGTGTGACATTTTCGACACCAAGCAGCCTGCCATGAGCCACCACCTGAAAGTGCTGGCCAAGGCCGGTGCCGTCACCACCCGGCGCGAAGGCAACTCCATCTTCTATCGACGCATGCTGCCCGATCAGAATCAGCCCCAAGGCCAACTACTGAACGCTCTGTTTTGCGCCATAGACCAGATAGCCATAAGCGATGACACTCGCCAGCGTATCGAAGGCATTAAACAGGGGCGAGAAGAAGCCGCCCGCGAGTTTTTTGATCGCCACGCGGAGCAGTTCCGCGAGCAGCAAGAGCTGATTGCCCTGTTCGATCAATACGCTGACAGCGTAAAAGACCTGCTGCTTCAAACGAATCCGCATAAGGGGCAACAGGCGCTGGAAATTGGCCCCGGCGAAGGTGCATTCTTGGCAACACTGGCAGGTTTGTTCCATCAGGTTACCGCCATCGACATCTCGCGAGAGATGCTCGAGAAAGCCGATGCCCTACGCCAGCAACAACAACTGGATAATGTCACCCTGCTGCAAGCGGATACCGAGGCCGCCATCAAACAGGGCATCAAGGTCGATCGCATTATCTGCAACATGGTGCTGCACCATGTACCGTCACCAGCGGACGTGTTTGAAGACTGCGCCCAATTGCTGCAACCCGGCGGAGCCCTGATCGTTGCCGACCTGTGTCGTCACGATCAGGATTGGGCCAAACAGAGCTGCGGCGATTTGTGGCTGGGGTTTGACCCCGAAGAATTAACCGATTGGGCGCAAGATGCCGGATTGGAAAGCACCGAAAGTTTGTATGTGGGGCTGCGCAACGGCTTCCAGATACAGGTAAGACGTTTTGATAAACCGGAATAA